In one window of Synchiropus splendidus isolate RoL2022-P1 chromosome 15, RoL_Sspl_1.0, whole genome shotgun sequence DNA:
- the LOC128746667 gene encoding G patch domain-containing protein 8 isoform X1, producing MTPRFSSTLSQRRLLRAQTRKPGASRSPLGLGMACYYLVISSTHLRNGHFRRVKGVFRGPLCPGAGDSPEQAERAVEDLKALYYCELCDKQYLRHQEFDNHINSYDHAHKQRLKELKQREFARNVASKTWKEQRKQEKALRRLHQQASHRVAERNCGVRSAVRVVNKPPTERRERGPEDRGTSSAAQALARCGSPTQLATSREPSTFPASHEAKPPSHQAQRGRVGGRLGVSFCFSRKGPRLEPSASVFSDHEEEEREKREQIRERIKKIIKDIDREIKESNHGRKYTECKLMEDGVHGDHTPMSTEDVNRTEDSISVPSEWASAEEPMRVLGKDGATRLSWPVGLLKFTKSEPRISYSCNPKLAPTGLLDASSDEQLSCVLDTFQEEAGLKAGGSDAQVQADVDAKAEAQLSGDNTVLTSPDGDTPSTVRSVSRSNFWSPQEGRLGGPRGIRARVSSKLQPVTKASTPSACCIRCESEAAGRSASKADSETARLWRKIKTNTPGKKKWDRKKHHKSNKKKKKMKSSGCKLRSVVMSVSTGRDRRSVVERCWESKGSNTAGRREALGGCCCLLGRCSVLVRKRGPHRSLPPGPASLSRTPADGRVQGKRAFPWPGSKNLLWEKGHHSNPRSFSDCSYPDDSCNGCPARKRKLLHRENGQKNRGQTGSRALVSEAERGNSLSSTEAEGSSAKEGSRHGSWVSSPSPSRRRRSGRPLEEWDGCSLERWTWGSADSWDDRRKSSLQGEGDRSGLSCTRGASDNTQHHRSPGPQWWMGHTGVHRSPMSSPSMSEMSLEWSRSSTSSGCTANRKLSVPGRTCLAEELGRNSTPDGCSPSKHHVTDMSPTAQPVPQKTTKTWPLPIIGKRPAIQKKERKRRKLLENSEETASTAVVESQNSCPEEVPAADRQSREEAAQPISFSVEEIDKYRQLQEEARKHMQKVLEQTPACAHKDMTHSPRTESYSISADTRHLDAVQAGLAQQAGSPNTSPALSNLHHVVVHTIPSSRSCSTTASPPAVALSHSVLSPIHPSLTHYLHLSPLSISALLPSVFLSQHPVHVLRPCTAYTPLDPFSAVAVQALNSRPLVDRAWPVRFQQKAI from the exons GAGCAAGCGGAGAGGGCTGTGGAGGATCTGAAGGCTCTGTACTACTGTGAGCTCTGTGACAAGCAGTACCTCAGACACCAGGAGTTTGACAACCACATCAACTCCTACGACCACGCACACAAGCAG AGGCTGAAAGAGCTCAAGCAGAGGGAGTTTGCTCGTAACGTGGCCTCGAAGACATGGAAGGAGCAGCGCAAACAAGAGAAAGCTCTCCGACGTCTGCACCAGCAAGCGAGTCATCG AGTTGCAGAGAGGAATTGTGGAGTCAGAAGTGCCGTCAGAGTGGTGAACAAGCCGCCGACCGAACGCAGAGAGCGCGGCCCCGAGGACAGAGGCACATCTTCTGCTGCACAAGCTCTGGCTCGCTGTGGATCTCCGACCCAGCTGGCCACTTCACGAGAGCCCAGCACGTTTCCAGCGTCCCACGAGGCCAAACCGCCATCCCATCAGGCCCAGCGCGGGAGAGTGGGGGGCAGGCTCGGCGTGTCCTTCTGCTTCTCCCGCAAAGGGCCAAGACTGGAGCCTTCAGCTTCAGTCTTCTCTGAccacgaagaagaagaaagagaaaaaagggaACAAATTAGAGAGAGGATAAAGAAAATAATCAAAGATATAGACAGAGAGATCAAGGAAAGCAACCATGGACGGAAGTACACTGAGTGTAAGCTCATGGAAGACGGCGTCCATGGTGACCACACCCCGATGTCCACGGAGGATGTGAACAGAACAGAAGACTCGATTTCTGTTCCATCTGAATGGGCCTCAGCTGAGGAGCCTATGCGTGTGCTCGGGAAGGATGGCGCGACTCGGTTGAGTTGGCCCGTCGGCTTACTGAAGTTCACCAAGTCCGAGCCGCGCATCTCCTACAGCTGCAACCCAAAACTGGCTCCCACAGGGCTGCTGGATGCTTCATCAGATGAACAGCTTTCATGTGTGCTGGACACTTTTCAAGAGGAGGCAGGACTCAAGGCAGGTGGGAGTGATGCACAGGTACAAGCAGATGTTGATGCGAAAGCAGAAGCACAGCTGTCCGGTGACAACACGGTGCTAACGTCACCAGACGGAGACACACCAAGTACAGTGAGGTCGGTCTCCCGTTCGAACTTCTGGTCTCCTCAAGAGGGAAGATTAGGGGGTCCAAGGGGGATCAGGGCGAGAGTGAGCAGTAAATTACAGCCTGTCACCAAGGCTAGCACGCCGAGTGCTTGCTGCATCAGGTGTGAAAGTGAGGCGGCAGGTCGGAGCGCATCGAAGGCTGATTCAGAAACAGCCCGCTTGTGGAGGAAAATCAAGACAAATACACCAGGGAAGAAAAAGTGGGACAGAAAGAAACACCACAAgtcaaacaagaagaagaagaaaatgaagtcCTCGGGATGCAAACTCAGAAGCGTAGTCATGAGCGTCTCCACCGGCAGGGACAGAAGATCGGTTGTGGAAAGATGCTGGGAGAGCAAAGGCAGCAACACTGCAGGAAGGAGGGAAGCGCTTGGAGGGTGCTGCTGCctcctggggaggtgttctgtcTTGGTCAGAAAAAGGGGGCCTCACCGAAGCCTTCCTCCGGGACCAGCCTCACTCAGCAGGACCCCTGCAGACGGACGGGTCCAGGGGAAGAGGGCCTTTCCCTGGCCAGGCAGCAAAAACCTGCTTTGGGAAAAGGGTCACCATAGCAACCCCAGGAGTTTCAGTGACTGCAGTTACCCTGACGACAGCTGTAATGGCTGCCCTGCAAGAAAGAGGAAACTCCTCCACAGGGAAAACGGACAGAAAAACAGAGGTCAAACAGGTAGTCGGGCCCTGGTGTCAGAGGCAGAGAGAGGGAACAGTCTGAGCAGCACGGAGGCCGAGGGCAGCTCTGCGAAGGAGGGTTCAAGACATGGAAGCTGGGTGAGTAGCCCTAGTCCGAGCAGGAGGCGCAGGAGTGGTAGACCCCTCGAAGAATGGGACGGGTGCAGCTTGGAGAGATGGACTTGGGGCAGCGCGGACAGCTGGGACGACAGGAGAAAGAGCAGCCTTCAGGGCGAAGGCGACAGAAGTGGTCTAAGCTGCACACGCGGGGCTTCAgacaacacacagcatcatcGCTCACCAGGTCCGCAGTGGTGGATGGGGCACACCGGCGTGCATCGCAGCCCCATGAGCAGTCCCAGCATGTCGGAGATGAGCCTGGagtggagcagaagcagcactAGCTCGGGATGCACGGCCAACAGGAAGCTCTCCGTCCCAGGCAGAACGTGCCTGGCCGAGGAACTCGGGCGGAACAGCACGCCCGATGGCTGCAGTCCCTCAAAGCATCATGTGACTGATATGTCTCCCACTGCGCAACCGGTGCCACAGAAGACAACGAAGACGTGGCCCCTCCCGATCATTGGTAAACGACCAGCAAtccagaagaaggagaggaagaggagaaagctGCTGGAGAACAGTGAGGAGACGGCGAGCACTGCCGTCGTGGAGAGTCAGAACTCCTGTCCAGAAGAAGTTCCAGCTGCTGACAGGCAGAGCAGGGAAGAGGCGGCCCAGCCCATCAGCTTCTCAGTGGAGGAGATAGACAAGTACCGCCAGCTGCAAGAAGAGGCCAGAAAGCACATGCAGAAGGTCCTGGAACAGACTCCAGCGTGTGCACACAAGGACATGACACACAGCCCCAGAACTGAGAGCTACAGCATCTCTGCTGACACGCGTCACCTGGACGCCGTGCAGGCGGGCCTGGCGCAGCAGGCCGGCAGCCCCAACACGTCTCCTGCGTTGTCAAACCTCCATCACGTTGTGGTTCACACCATCCCGTCCTCCCGCTCCTGCTCCACCACAGCATCCCCGCCCGCTGTGGCCCTCTCCCACTCTGTACTGTCACCCATTCACCCGTCTCTAACTCACTACCTTCACTTGTCTCCCTTGTCCATTTCTGCCCTGCTGCCCTCCGTGTTTCTGTCTCAGCATCCCGTCCATGTCCTTCGGCCATGTACGGCCTACACCCCTCTTGATCCTTTCTCAGCAGTGGCGGTGCAGGCCTTGAACTCTCGACCTCTTGTGGACAGAGCGTGGCCAGTGCGGTTTCAACAGAAGGCAATATGA
- the LOC128746667 gene encoding G patch domain-containing protein 8 isoform X2 — MTPRFSSTLSQRRLLRAQTRKPGASRSPLGLGMACYYLVISSTHLRNGHFRRVKGVFRGPLCPGAGDSPRLKELKQREFARNVASKTWKEQRKQEKALRRLHQQASHRVAERNCGVRSAVRVVNKPPTERRERGPEDRGTSSAAQALARCGSPTQLATSREPSTFPASHEAKPPSHQAQRGRVGGRLGVSFCFSRKGPRLEPSASVFSDHEEEEREKREQIRERIKKIIKDIDREIKESNHGRKYTECKLMEDGVHGDHTPMSTEDVNRTEDSISVPSEWASAEEPMRVLGKDGATRLSWPVGLLKFTKSEPRISYSCNPKLAPTGLLDASSDEQLSCVLDTFQEEAGLKAGGSDAQVQADVDAKAEAQLSGDNTVLTSPDGDTPSTVRSVSRSNFWSPQEGRLGGPRGIRARVSSKLQPVTKASTPSACCIRCESEAAGRSASKADSETARLWRKIKTNTPGKKKWDRKKHHKSNKKKKKMKSSGCKLRSVVMSVSTGRDRRSVVERCWESKGSNTAGRREALGGCCCLLGRCSVLVRKRGPHRSLPPGPASLSRTPADGRVQGKRAFPWPGSKNLLWEKGHHSNPRSFSDCSYPDDSCNGCPARKRKLLHRENGQKNRGQTGSRALVSEAERGNSLSSTEAEGSSAKEGSRHGSWVSSPSPSRRRRSGRPLEEWDGCSLERWTWGSADSWDDRRKSSLQGEGDRSGLSCTRGASDNTQHHRSPGPQWWMGHTGVHRSPMSSPSMSEMSLEWSRSSTSSGCTANRKLSVPGRTCLAEELGRNSTPDGCSPSKHHVTDMSPTAQPVPQKTTKTWPLPIIGKRPAIQKKERKRRKLLENSEETASTAVVESQNSCPEEVPAADRQSREEAAQPISFSVEEIDKYRQLQEEARKHMQKVLEQTPACAHKDMTHSPRTESYSISADTRHLDAVQAGLAQQAGSPNTSPALSNLHHVVVHTIPSSRSCSTTASPPAVALSHSVLSPIHPSLTHYLHLSPLSISALLPSVFLSQHPVHVLRPCTAYTPLDPFSAVAVQALNSRPLVDRAWPVRFQQKAI, encoded by the exons AGGCTGAAAGAGCTCAAGCAGAGGGAGTTTGCTCGTAACGTGGCCTCGAAGACATGGAAGGAGCAGCGCAAACAAGAGAAAGCTCTCCGACGTCTGCACCAGCAAGCGAGTCATCG AGTTGCAGAGAGGAATTGTGGAGTCAGAAGTGCCGTCAGAGTGGTGAACAAGCCGCCGACCGAACGCAGAGAGCGCGGCCCCGAGGACAGAGGCACATCTTCTGCTGCACAAGCTCTGGCTCGCTGTGGATCTCCGACCCAGCTGGCCACTTCACGAGAGCCCAGCACGTTTCCAGCGTCCCACGAGGCCAAACCGCCATCCCATCAGGCCCAGCGCGGGAGAGTGGGGGGCAGGCTCGGCGTGTCCTTCTGCTTCTCCCGCAAAGGGCCAAGACTGGAGCCTTCAGCTTCAGTCTTCTCTGAccacgaagaagaagaaagagaaaaaagggaACAAATTAGAGAGAGGATAAAGAAAATAATCAAAGATATAGACAGAGAGATCAAGGAAAGCAACCATGGACGGAAGTACACTGAGTGTAAGCTCATGGAAGACGGCGTCCATGGTGACCACACCCCGATGTCCACGGAGGATGTGAACAGAACAGAAGACTCGATTTCTGTTCCATCTGAATGGGCCTCAGCTGAGGAGCCTATGCGTGTGCTCGGGAAGGATGGCGCGACTCGGTTGAGTTGGCCCGTCGGCTTACTGAAGTTCACCAAGTCCGAGCCGCGCATCTCCTACAGCTGCAACCCAAAACTGGCTCCCACAGGGCTGCTGGATGCTTCATCAGATGAACAGCTTTCATGTGTGCTGGACACTTTTCAAGAGGAGGCAGGACTCAAGGCAGGTGGGAGTGATGCACAGGTACAAGCAGATGTTGATGCGAAAGCAGAAGCACAGCTGTCCGGTGACAACACGGTGCTAACGTCACCAGACGGAGACACACCAAGTACAGTGAGGTCGGTCTCCCGTTCGAACTTCTGGTCTCCTCAAGAGGGAAGATTAGGGGGTCCAAGGGGGATCAGGGCGAGAGTGAGCAGTAAATTACAGCCTGTCACCAAGGCTAGCACGCCGAGTGCTTGCTGCATCAGGTGTGAAAGTGAGGCGGCAGGTCGGAGCGCATCGAAGGCTGATTCAGAAACAGCCCGCTTGTGGAGGAAAATCAAGACAAATACACCAGGGAAGAAAAAGTGGGACAGAAAGAAACACCACAAgtcaaacaagaagaagaagaaaatgaagtcCTCGGGATGCAAACTCAGAAGCGTAGTCATGAGCGTCTCCACCGGCAGGGACAGAAGATCGGTTGTGGAAAGATGCTGGGAGAGCAAAGGCAGCAACACTGCAGGAAGGAGGGAAGCGCTTGGAGGGTGCTGCTGCctcctggggaggtgttctgtcTTGGTCAGAAAAAGGGGGCCTCACCGAAGCCTTCCTCCGGGACCAGCCTCACTCAGCAGGACCCCTGCAGACGGACGGGTCCAGGGGAAGAGGGCCTTTCCCTGGCCAGGCAGCAAAAACCTGCTTTGGGAAAAGGGTCACCATAGCAACCCCAGGAGTTTCAGTGACTGCAGTTACCCTGACGACAGCTGTAATGGCTGCCCTGCAAGAAAGAGGAAACTCCTCCACAGGGAAAACGGACAGAAAAACAGAGGTCAAACAGGTAGTCGGGCCCTGGTGTCAGAGGCAGAGAGAGGGAACAGTCTGAGCAGCACGGAGGCCGAGGGCAGCTCTGCGAAGGAGGGTTCAAGACATGGAAGCTGGGTGAGTAGCCCTAGTCCGAGCAGGAGGCGCAGGAGTGGTAGACCCCTCGAAGAATGGGACGGGTGCAGCTTGGAGAGATGGACTTGGGGCAGCGCGGACAGCTGGGACGACAGGAGAAAGAGCAGCCTTCAGGGCGAAGGCGACAGAAGTGGTCTAAGCTGCACACGCGGGGCTTCAgacaacacacagcatcatcGCTCACCAGGTCCGCAGTGGTGGATGGGGCACACCGGCGTGCATCGCAGCCCCATGAGCAGTCCCAGCATGTCGGAGATGAGCCTGGagtggagcagaagcagcactAGCTCGGGATGCACGGCCAACAGGAAGCTCTCCGTCCCAGGCAGAACGTGCCTGGCCGAGGAACTCGGGCGGAACAGCACGCCCGATGGCTGCAGTCCCTCAAAGCATCATGTGACTGATATGTCTCCCACTGCGCAACCGGTGCCACAGAAGACAACGAAGACGTGGCCCCTCCCGATCATTGGTAAACGACCAGCAAtccagaagaaggagaggaagaggagaaagctGCTGGAGAACAGTGAGGAGACGGCGAGCACTGCCGTCGTGGAGAGTCAGAACTCCTGTCCAGAAGAAGTTCCAGCTGCTGACAGGCAGAGCAGGGAAGAGGCGGCCCAGCCCATCAGCTTCTCAGTGGAGGAGATAGACAAGTACCGCCAGCTGCAAGAAGAGGCCAGAAAGCACATGCAGAAGGTCCTGGAACAGACTCCAGCGTGTGCACACAAGGACATGACACACAGCCCCAGAACTGAGAGCTACAGCATCTCTGCTGACACGCGTCACCTGGACGCCGTGCAGGCGGGCCTGGCGCAGCAGGCCGGCAGCCCCAACACGTCTCCTGCGTTGTCAAACCTCCATCACGTTGTGGTTCACACCATCCCGTCCTCCCGCTCCTGCTCCACCACAGCATCCCCGCCCGCTGTGGCCCTCTCCCACTCTGTACTGTCACCCATTCACCCGTCTCTAACTCACTACCTTCACTTGTCTCCCTTGTCCATTTCTGCCCTGCTGCCCTCCGTGTTTCTGTCTCAGCATCCCGTCCATGTCCTTCGGCCATGTACGGCCTACACCCCTCTTGATCCTTTCTCAGCAGTGGCGGTGCAGGCCTTGAACTCTCGACCTCTTGTGGACAGAGCGTGGCCAGTGCGGTTTCAACAGAAGGCAATATGA